The window TCATGACGGTTGCGATCGCTTCACACAACTGACTGGCAATCCGGTCTTTAAATACATAGCCATGAGCTCCGGCCTGCATCGCCCGAAACACCCATTCGTCTTCTCGGTGAGCTGACAAAATGAGGACTTTACCTTTGTAAGACAACTCTCCTAGACGGAGCAGTGCTGTTATTCCATCACTGGGAGGTATCTCCAGATCGAGCAGAATCAAAGCTGGATGTTGCTCCACTGCCAACTTGAGTGCTTGCTCCACCGAGGCGGCTTCACCGACGATCTCAAATCGAAACGCCCCGTTATTGTTGTAAAAGTCAAGCAAGGTTTGTAATCCCTTGCGAAAGCGCTGGTCATCATCCACTAACAGAATGGAAATCGGCTGAGGGGTGGTCATTAGTGATACCTCTCTTGTTCACAGGGGAGCTGCTCACTTTTCTTCCACTTTACAGAGATAAACCATTGGTCGAACTCTAGCAAAAGTTGGTTTCTAGCTCCGTAACTGTAAAACTTATCACCTCCTCCTGGGTCATTTATGCAAAGAATCTAAGAGCCATTGCCTGAGCCTAAAAAACCCTCAGTCCCGTTGGGTAAAAAGTTTAGGAGCGAGGGAGGGAAAAGGAAAACTGTGCCCCACCACTGGAAAGGTTTTGCACCCACAGGCTGCCCTTATGGTCGAGAATGATTTTTTTTGCGATCGCTAAACCTAACCCTGTCCCCCCTGGACGCCGAGTATAGAAGGGAGTAAACGCCTGTTTCAGGTCTTCTTCAGAAAGCCCTGCTCCTTGATCGGAAATATTAACGAGGACTTCATCTCGAAACACCATCCAATTGCACGTCACCCTTCCGGCTTGCGGGCTGAAATACACCGCATTACTGAGCAGATTGTCAAAAACTTGCTTCATCTGCCAGCGATCAACCGCTAAGGTAACAGGCGTTTCATCACAGACAATTTGTACCTGTTTTTTCTCTGACCAAGGTTGCAATCCCTTAATACTCTCTTGCACAATGCTCTCCAAGTCATGAGGGGCAACATGTAGTTTGGCTTGCTGTCCACAGGAGAGCAAATCAGTTAAGCTGCTACTCAGATCATGGACGGTTTCACCAATGAGCTTGGCTTGGTCTTTCATCGTACCAGCAGGCGAACCCAGCGTTAAATTTTCTGCATAAAGACTAATCAAGGCTAAGGGATTACGTAGCTGATGTTCTGCCCGTCGAACGACTTGCTCCAATAATTGAATTTCTGTGTGTTGACGAGAACATTCTCGACTCATCACTAAATAGTTCATCAAAAATTGTGCTTGCTGCTCTGCCCAATGTTTTTGATGATCAGAAAGAGGCGCATCTGTCCATAAGAGCAAATACTCAGCTTGGGAGTGATACAAATCCAAGAGACAACCAAACGCCCTCAGACTACTATCGAGTGTTAAAACTTCTCTTAGCGTCAAGGTGGGCAGGGACTCGAACAACCATCCCTCTGATTCTAGGTCTGTTAAATCAGGATAAGAGGAACCGGGCTTGGGTGTATAGTGAACAAGCGATTGGCGCTTGTCCTGATCCGGGTCGGTGTAAACAACCCAAGTGGCTACAACTGGCAGTGCGATCGCGAACTGTTGAATTTGCTGCTGTAAGACATGCCTCGTATCCAGAGAGCGAGGTGTACAGGGAGAAGAGCTTGTGGAGGACGATGGCTGCTCCTCTTGAGCCAATGGTTGCTGACTACCCTTCATAGCTGAGTTCCCTGACATTGAGATCCTAGAGTCCCTTCTGTTGAATGTAGAGCTGTATACAACCCCTACCAATAGGTGTCGAATAGTCAACCTACATCAGGAAGAAAATTCTACTTTAGTCAAACTTTCGCTCAGTAACCCGTTATCACACAATTCTTTAAAATTTCGACCAAAGTCTAATAACCAGAAGTTCAGCGTATATCTAATCTATATCCTGTACTGTCTACCAACCCAGTTTCATGATCCCTGCTGTTGCCCAAACCTTGGCAAAAATCCTGGCTGGGGGGACTTCTCTAATCAGTACCGAGCAAATTGATTTCAATCACCCTAGTTGGCGAAAGAATGCGGAACCAGGGCTAAACCTATATTGCTATGACCTACGAGCAAACAGCCAGGTGCAGCAGTTAGAGCGGCAGGTAGAGTCTAGCCATAACCCAGGTCAACTGCAAGCGGCTCTAGTGAACGGCTCAACCCTGTGGTTTGATGTGTCGTTTCTAGTCAGCGCCTGGGACTATACCGCCTTAGGGGAACAGCGTCTGCTGTCAGAGGCATTAATGCTGCTGTTGCAGCATCGTTGCCTAAATGAGGAGTTACTTGCTTGTGAGTTACGAGGTCACGGTCACTTATCACTAACTGTTTCTACAGCTCATGCCCCAGATACAGCAGCGCTATGGAGTGCGTTGGGTGTGCCATTACGTCCGGCTTTGTACGTGACGGTAACAATACCCTTCACCCTTCCAGACACTCCTGTTAATCCAGAACTTTACCTTCAAGGAGGTGTGATTGACTCTGACCAGCTAAAGGCAAGATTGTAACCTGCCCGTTGCCCATCTATTACCCAACACAGGAAGACCACTCATGGCGAGATTAGATTATTTTGCTCCTGGTGTCTACGTCGAAGAAATTGACCGAGGTAGCCGCCCAATTGAAGGTATTCAAACGAATATAGCTGGATTTGTTGGCTTTACCGAGGATATACGCGGTGAAGCCGAAGTGGGTAAACCCATGCTAGTCACTAGCTGGAGCCAGTACCTGGAGTATTTCGCAAAACAAGGCTCGGATGGCTATACAAACTACAATGCCTACTTGCCCTTTGCTGTCAACGGCTGGTTCTTAAATGGAGGAGGGCGCTGTTGGATAGTGAGTATCGGCACTCAACTACCGGGTACAGAGCCACCCCCACCAGAGGAAACCGGACTCAAGATTAAAACATCGGGAGGTAACCGTCCAGCGCTGCTGTTCACCATGCAGCCTGAAGAAGTAGAAAATGGACGAGTCGATGTGGCGATTCTTCCTGGTGAACCCATACCCCCTGAAAACCCAGAGGAAGACGCCCCCTTCAACACCGGGGAATATTTTACAGTCGTGCTGAGTCGGGATGGGGAAGAACTGGAACGGTACGAGAATCTAACCATGAACCGGGAAGCTCAGCCTGGGGTAGCCAATTATGTCGCTACGGCACTTCAAGAGTCTCAGTTTGTGGCTGTTACCGATATGTCCCAAATTGGACAACCTTTAGCACGACGCCCCGCCAATGGTCGCTATGAGGTGAGTCTTCCCCCCATCGTGCCAACAGCAGAGCGTTTGCCACAAGATGTGCAGGGGGTACAGGATGATCGTACAGGTATCCAAGGGATTTTCGAGATTGACGAAATCACCATGCTGGCCTGTCCCGACTTGATGCGTGCCTACGAAGCGGGTGTATTGGATATTGAGCAGGTTCACGGCATCATGGAGCTGATGATTAGCCTGTGCGAAAACTCCTCCCCCAACCCGCCCAACCGCATGGTGGTTCTCGACACGCCGCCGGATAAAGTGAAGCCTCAGCACGTCGTGCAGTGGTTAAATCAATTCAACCGCCGTTCGATGTTTGCGGCACTCTACTATCCGTGGATTAAAGTTGCCAATCCTCGTAATGGCGGCAGACCGATTTTAGTTCCTCCCTGTGGTCATATGTTGGGAGTTTGGTCACGTACTGACGAAACGCGCGGAGTCTACAAAGCACCGGCTAACGAAACTCCTCGTGGGGTAATTGGTCTGGCTTATGACTGCAATTTCCGCGAACAGGAGCTGTTGAACCCCATCGGCATTAACTGTATCCGCACCTTCCCGAACCGGGGTATCCGCATCTGGGGGGCACGTACCTTGGTAGAACCTGATAAGACAGAATGGCGTTATATCAGTGTCCGCCGACTGATTAGCTACATCGAGAAGTCGATTGAGTTGGGGACTCAGTGGGTCGTGTTCGAGCCTAACGACATGGATTTATGGGAACGGGTGAAACGGACGGTTAATAATTTCTTAGAGCGACTTTGGCGTGAAGGTGCATTGTTTGGTTCTACGCCAGCAGAAGCCTTTTTCGTTAAGTGTGATGGGGAACTTAACACCGCTGAGACAATGATGCTGGGTCGTTTGTACATCGAAGTTGGTGTCTGTCCAGTCCGACCGGCTGAATTTGTGATCTTCCGCATCAGTCAGTGGTCTCCTGACCAATAACAGGTGTCCGGTGTCAGGTTTCAAATTCCTCAAACCTGACACCTTCTAACCAACAAGAAATGTCAAAAAACAAAAATTAGCTAGTGTATAGAGTTTACAAGGAGTTGAACAATGCCTGAACTCAGAGCAATCCCTACTAGTAGGTTTTACGTAGAATTTCAGGGTCTTGAGCAGAAGATGGTCAAGAGTGTAACGGAGCTGAACTTTAAGGGGCAAACGGCTGGTCACAAAACCCCTTTAGCTTCATCGAAAAACGGAATGACACTTTGGCAAACTACCTCGGCAGGTTGGGAGCAAAATCCCAACTTCACGATTGAAGTTTATATCGCTGAAGGGGACATGGATTTCTACAACTGGATGAAATCTACTATGCCCAAAAGTGATGGAGGTGACGGAGCCTGGAACGGAAACCGTAGAGATGGTTCAATTGTCGGCTACGATTCAGACGATAAAGAAGTAACACGTTGGAACATCACTAAAGCTTGGATTAAGTCCTATCAATTAGCCGATTTGGCTACCGACAAATCCGACTTGGTCGTCGAGAAGTATGAAATCGTCTGCGAGCAAATGAATCGGGTGAAATAGCCCCTTAAGTCAATTACAACCAACTGTAGTTAGTTAAATAGGAGTTCAATAACCTATGGCTAAAGGTGAAGTTCTTGCTTGTTCTAAGTTTTACCTCCAGTTTGATGGTCTAGAAGATTTAGTGTTGAAGAGTTGTACTGGACCAAAGATTACGCTGGAGTCTGCTGGGGATACAACCTCCTATGGTGTAAGCAAGGGAGGAAAAAGTGTGATTCAGGCTACTGTTACTGGCGTCAGTAATGGGACGATAACTGCTGTGTATGTTGCTTCTGTTGAAGACGACAGACTTGTCAAATGGCATCAAGAGTCGCACTCTGAAGCAATTGCTGGAGGAGGGTCGAAAAACAAAGGGGAGCTTAAAACGGGTTCCCTGATTCTGTACAACCAAGCGGGTGAGGAGGCGGCTCGCTGGAATATGACGGGGATAATGCCGATTAGTTATAAATCGTCAAAATTCGATCCATCTAGCAAAGAGCTAGCCACAGAAACGGTAGAGTTTGCATACCATTCAATTCTCCGTGTCAAATAGTTTATTGACTTGCTCCTCGCTGCGATAGCCCTATCTAACTGGCAGGTTGCCGGATAGATTGGTAGCAGTGGAGGTGCAAGGCTGTCTCCCTTAGAGCTTCCTCAAAGGCGAGTATCAACAATTAAAATGAGTAGGCTCAAAAGCCAATGAGCTGACTCAGGGAGGGAACCATGCCTGAATTAGAAATTCTCACCACTAATCGTTTTTACCTGGAACTCAAACTGGATGGTAGTGTAGAACCAGTAGATGCTTATTTTATGGAGTGCCAAGGTTTCAAACGGACTCAAGAGGTGATCGAAGTTTGTGAGGTGACTCCTCAAAAATGGGGCAAGGCTGGGACTACTGCGGGTCGAGTTGTTCGGACTAAAGTTCCTGGCAATGTCAAAAGTAATAATTTGATTTTGCGCCGAGGCATGACATCTTCAATCACCCTTTGGAACTGGTTTAATGAAGTTGAGCAAGGGGGTTGGTCAAAGCAACGTAAAAATGGCGATTTAGTCATCTATAACCAGGGAAGTGAAGAGCAGGCAAGATTTCGATTTTTGGGGGGTTGGCCGACTACTTTTAAAATTTCTGATGTCAAGGCGGGTGGCAAGGATTTTGCCATCGAAGAGATGGAATTAGCCGTTGAGGAGTTTACGCGGGTCAAATAAAACACAATGTTGCAAACTGAGTTTGAATTTACCTTACCCAAGGGCTATCTCGATGGAGAGGGCAACCTCCACCGTAAGGGGGTGATGCGTCTCGCCAGAGCAATGGATGAAATTGTCCCCATGCGTGACCCCCGTGTTAAATCGAATCCCGCTTACGCAACCGTCCTGATTTTGTCCCGCGTGATTGTCCGCCTTGGCGCTTTAGAGGAAGTTAATCCTGCCGTTGTCGAAGGCTTTTTTGCTTGTGACCTAAATTATCTCCAGAAATTTTATCGCCAGATTAATGAACTGGAACCGGAAACGATTGGGCTACCAGAAACCACTCCCCCTCCATCTGAACCTTTACAAGTTAGCTGAATTTAATATTTGATGGGAAGAACTCGTCTAACTTCAAACGCTTATTTTCATGGGAAGTGAAAATCCAATCCGTACAGAATTTAATTTTATTCTCCCCAGAGGCTTAGTTGATGCCCAAGGGGCTGTTCATCGCCAAGGTGTGATGCGTCTGGCAACCGCTAGAGATGAAATTAGTGTGCAAAAAGACTCCCGTGTTCAGCGGGATTCAGCCTATGGGGTGTTGGTGATGCTCTCGCGGGTCATTATCCGTTTAGGCAGTCTCTCTTCAGTAACGCCTGAACTTTTAGAAGAACTTTTTACTCGCGATTTAGCTTACTTGCGAGAGTTTTACAATCGCATTAATCAACAGGGTAATGCTTATATTCCTGTTGAGTGTCCGCAATGCAGTAACCCCTTTAGTGTGGAGCTTTCCCTGTCGGGGGAATCTTAAGCTACCCCTCAGAACAACTGGACGAGGAGGTAGCTTTTATTGCGTTTCATTTTCACTGGTCTTTAGAGGATATTCTATGCTTAGAACATCCTGAACGACGACGCTGGGTGAATCAAATTAGAAAGCTAAAATAGCTGTCATCAAGAATGAAATGTCAAGGATGAAGAGTGAAAAATTCTCTCTCTTCTAAATTTCAGACTTCATCCTTTATACTTCATCACTAAAGTAAAGGTTCTTTAGCAAGTTTGCTTAACCCAGCCGATTCTAACAAATCGTTCCAATCGTTTATTAGAGTGGAATCATTAGGATTAGTAGAGCGTAAGTCAGCGATGGTTTTTAAGCTATCGTACCAGTAGCCAGCCTCGGCATAAACAGCAGCCCGATCGCGCAAGGATGCCCTTGCTAAATCACTTGTCAGTTTCTGACTGGGTGGGATGCGTTTAATAGACCCTTGCACACGGGGATTTCCTCTTTGATCTTCAGGGTCACAATTGGCTACCAATTCCCAGGTATATTCTTTTCCAGGTTGTAAGGCTTCAGCATCAGCGGGAAGAGTAAAGCTCCTAACTCCACCCGTCTTGGGGAGTGGGAAGGTTTGCTCATAAATAATCGTATCATCTTTGGCATTGAGCAAAAGGAATTTGCCTTCCTCTACAGAGGTTGGAGAAATCTGAAAAAAGAATGTGGGTTTTCCTGTGGTTGTTAAGCCAATGTTAGTATCCGGAAGCAACGCTTTCATTTGAATTTTGTCGGCAGCGTCAATACCGCAGCCCCCCCGTGCAGCTCCCCCTTCTAATCTTCGGGAGGGACGAATACCGGGTACTTTGAAGCGTAGACGGGCGCGACGCTGGGCGAGAACTGACTGGGGCGATGGTTCTGAATGCTGTTGCTGAGTTGAGGGAGATATCGCTATAGCTGGCAAAATACTGCTCAGCGCTAGCTCCAGAGATAAAGCAAGAGAAACTACCGTGAGTCGGGGATAAGATTGGATCACCATGATGTAACTTCCAGAACTAGAGCTTACTGGGGTAAATTGAGCAAAAAATCAACGATACAAAAGATTTCAAAAAAGACTCCTTAAGTTCCAGTAAAGTTCCTCAATCGCTTCACAAGAATTTATAAACTTTCTGGACCAAATTCTCAACTATCTCATTAGTGAGTAACATTACTTAACTTCTCAGACAACAACCATAATGCTCTCCTAAATTTGAGCAAATTTGAGCAAAATCTTGACAGATAACAGAGCATTTTTTAAAGTTTTAATTACTAATTATTTTATTTATGCCACGAAATTAATTTCTAATCAATAGGTTCCCTTTCTTGAGGATGCAAAGCTCATTATGTTTAACAATTTTGTTACAAAAATTCGCTCTTTGTTTTCCAACGACAACGGCACAACGACAGGCGCATTAGCCTTTGGTCGATCGGTCATTTTAACCAGTGTTGTTGTAGCCGGAGTGGTGGTTGGATTGCGGCAGCTCGGCACATTGGAGGGAATGGAATTAAGGTCTTATGACCAGTTAATGCGATCGCGTCCGGATCAAGGCCCAGATGAGCGCTTGTTGGTCGTCGGTGTAACGGAGCAAGACATTCAAACTCGTAAAGAATACCCGATCAAGGACGAAACCCTTGCTCAACTGTTGGCGAAATTACAGGAATATCAACCCCGAACCATTGGCGTAGATATCTTAAGAGATGTTCCTCAAGGCAGTCCCCAAGGTCGGATTGCCTTAGAAAAAATCTTCAAGCAGGACGAAAACATTATTGCTGCCTGCAAAATGAGTTCGGTTGACCAACCAGGAGTTCCCGCCGCTTTGGGTGTGACCGAGGAACGAGTGGGTTTTGCCGATTTACCCATCGATGCAGGGGGAATCCTGCGCCGCAGTCTCTTACTTTCAACGCCTACCCCTCCTAAAGTTGCACCACCGGTTCAACATCTGTGTAATATTCCCGATCCTGAAAACCAAATTCCCTCCTTTGGTTTTCAGTTAGCTCTACTGTATTTAGAAGGGCAAAATATTCAACCCGATCTGACTCCAAAAGGGGAACTCAAAATTGGTTCAACCGTATTCCATCGCTTAACAGATAACGCTGGAAGTTATCACAATGCGGGGGCATCTGATTATCAAATCATGCTGAATTACCGCTCACCGAAGAATGCGGTTAAGCAAGTTTCTGTGAGTGAAGTACTCGATGGAAAAATCGACCCATCTTTAATCAAAGACCGCGTTGTTCTGATTGGCTATACAACCCCAATAGCCAAAGACGATTTCTACACTCCTTACAGTGCAGGATTGCAAGACAGCCAGAAAATGCCAGGGGTTGTGATTCATGCTCAGCATGTTAGCCAAATTCTCAGCACTGTTTTAAACAATCGCCCTTTGATGTGGTGTTGGTCGGAAGGATCCGAAATTCTGTGGATTTTGGGTTGGTCAGTAGTGGGAGGACTCTTGGCATGGCGTATCCGACGATTATGGCTGTTTGGGTTAGGAGTCGTAATCGGGGTGGGGGTATTATATGGAGTCACTTACGTTCTGTTTCTGAATTCTGGGTGGGTACCCCTAGTACCACCCATGATCGGGTTGGTGGCAACGGCAATCACAGTTGTTTTAATCGAGAGAGGATACGCGAAAGCTATCTATCAGGGAGTGAAAAAACTCGTCCTGAATATCGAAATTGATGAAGAGAAAAAGCAGCAGCAGGTAGCAGCAATTACCGAAACCGAATCTTTTGCCGAGTTACAGCAAAAAGCGGCAGAATTGCGAAAAAATCGCCGCAGAAATAGAGAAGTTGATAATGCTTCTGAGTCCGGTAAAGAGCCAGATGAAATCATACCCATTCGGGAAGAAGCTGAACCGATAGAAATAGAGAAGAATGAAGTGACACCAACGCCTCAAGATGCTGAAGTACCAGCCGCAGAAGAAGACGACTATTTAAAGCAATTACAAAAGCGGGGAAGGCGGTTGAGAAAGAATGATCAGGATTCTAATGAGTAAGTTATATTACGGTGATGTGCTACTGCTTTAGGTGCAAACCTATTTCAGCAAGGCGGGTGTCCGCGCCAGGGGATTGAACGATCTGTTCTCCTTTTGCACTTCGTACTAAGGCGATTGCAGTCCTAGTGCGATCGCGTAACGGCTGAACTAATCGCCGCCCCAATACACCTGTTGCACCAGCAATCAATACTTTCATCGATGAGTCTCCAGTAGGTTCTACAGTCGATTCATTGATAAGACCAAGCCAGGGTGCGTAGTGTGACAATCGTAGGAATGTTCCTGCAACAGCTACTTGTGGCTTATCAAGTATTAGGATGTTGTTGGCAAGCGGGTTTATACAATTACAGAGAGTGGCAGACAATTCTTGAGCGATCGCAACCAGCAATCTCATTCAAGAAACACCGACGACAGTTTTACGGAAAGCAAGCCTTCTGAATTGATTGAGTTGCGGCATACTTTAACCCAGTTAAATGATGCTGTCACACAAATTGCTCGAAGTGGCAATTTGGAGCAAGCCAATCGAGTACGCGATCTGTTGGTTCAAGGAAAGCGTGAGATTTACAAGCTGCTTGCAGAGCACTAAGCGTTTGCGAGAATCGATTGGCGTAAATTGAGAAAATTGCTTTCACCAGTTGTGTTCTAACAATTCACTTGAAGTGTATTCCCGAAAGCTGCTGCTGGTGATGCAGAAGTTACTTGTTGAAGTTTGATTTCGCGATCGCGTTCTACCTTCAACTTAATGCGCTCGCCCGATGATGATCGCTATTTCACCGATACGGGACACGGGTATCATTGCCATCCCTTGGCAGCCAATGTGCTGTCATAGTCCTTAACTACAGTAGCAATGACCTCGACTAACTTATTGGGTTCAACTGGTTTAGCGACATGTTTTTGAAATCCTGCTGCAAGTGCTTGCTGTTGATTCACTTCGCTAGCATAGGCAGTCAGAGCGATCGCTCTTATCTCTCCACCGGCTTGTGGCGATCGCTGTCTCACTTGACGCATAAACATATAACCATCGACCTGCGGCATACCAATGTCGCAAATCAGAACATCGATCTTGAACTGGTCGAGCATAGTGAATGCCTCCATTGCCGATGCAGCGACTCTCACCTTGGCTCCATAGTCTTCAAGAATTGTGAGTGCCAATTCCCGCATATCGGCTTCATCATCGACCACCAAAATCTGCAATTGGTTTAGATTAAACGTTTCAACCGACGATCTATCCTCTTGAGTTGTCTGTGGAGCGATCGCCATCAACGGCAATTTGGCCGTGAACGTTGCTCCCAGTCCCTCTCCTAGGCTTTCTGCGCCGACAGTACCTCCATGTAGTTCTGTGAGATGGCGGACGATCGCCAATCCCAATCCCAACCCGCCGAATTTTCGGGTGGTGGCACCATCTTCCTGACGGAAGTAGTCAAACACATGTGGCAGGAACTCTCTGGCGATGCCCTTGCCAGTGTCTTTGACCTGAATTTGGGCATAGTCGCCATCTCTTTCAAGGCGTACTTCTACCCGTCCCCCTGACGGCGTGAACTTGACGGCATTCGAGAGCAAGTTCCAAACAACCTGCTGAAGGCGAGCAGAATCCCCAGAAACCTGTCCGACATCTAGAGCAAGTACCTTTTGAATCTCGATGCCCTTTGCCTGGGCTGCCAGTCGCACGGTTTCCAAGGCAGCTTCAATGACACTCACTAAGTTGACAGGGCAAACATTCAAAACCATTTTGCCTTGCAGAATGCGCGAGACATCAAGCAGGTCTTCAATTAGTTCACTCTGCAACTTGGCGTTGCGCTCAATGGTTTCAATGGCGCGTTTGGTCGTTCCTTCATCAAACTGACGGGTTTGCAGCAACTTCGCCCAGCCCAGAATGGGATTGAGGGGCGATCGCAACTCGTGAGAGAGTACTGCTAAAAATTCATCCTTAATCCGGTTAGCCCTTTCAGCGTCCTGACGGGCAGCTTGTTCTTGCTCTAATGCTCGATCCCGCTCTTCAAGGGCGCATTTCTGGTCGTGAATATCCGTACAGGAGCCAAACCATCTAACGATTCGTCCCTCCTCATCCCGCAGCGGGAACGCCCGACCCAAAAACCAACGGTACTGTCCATCACTAGCTCGTCGGAAGCGGTACTCGATGTTATACTCTTTGCCTGTGCGAAGCGATTCCTTCCAGATATCCAACGCCCGTTGTCGATCGTCCGGGTGTAACAGAGGGTTCCAGCCCCAACCTTGGGTTTGCTCCAAAGTCATGCCCGTGTATTCGTACCAACGTTGGTTGAAGTATTCATGATAACCGTCAGGTCGAGTCGTCCAAAATAACTGTGGCATAGTGTCTGCCAAAGTCCGGAAGCTTAATTCACTTTGCCGTAGGGCTTCCTCGACTTGTTTGCGATCGGTAATGTCATCAAAGACAACGACGCCTGCAACGATATCTCCATCCGGATTACGAATTGGGGTAGAGCTAACCTGCATCGTGCCATAGGTGCCATCACCGCGCAAAAACTGAATTTCCTCACCATTAACAACCTCTCCTGTAAGCAGGGAACGTGCCAGAGGCCATTCCTCAGGGATGTAAGGTCGCCCATCGGGGTGAAAGCCTTTGTACTCGCGGTATTGCTCCACATCGCTTGATGGCAAAAACGGGTGACGCCAGATGCGCTGAACTTGCTCGTTTCCTAAAATCAACTTGCCTGAAGGAGCTTCAGCAATAATCACCCCTGCTGGCATCTGTCGGAGTACCGCTTCAAAGCGGGCACGTTCGGCATCCAGTTCGCGCAGCAACCGTTCGCGTTCTACTTCCGCCTGCTTGCGATCGGTGATGTCTAGCACGATGCCAACCATCCGCTCTGGGTTTCCCTCAGTGTTGTAAATGGTTTGACCGATCACGTTTAACCATCGCAGCTCCCCTGTTGGGTGAAGGGTACGGCATTCAAAGTTGATATTCGTGCGATGCTCTAGTGCTTCGCGTACCTCTCGATCTACCCGTTCGCGGTCTTCCTCAATCACCGATGCCAGCCAGTTTTCATAGGAGGGGATTGTTGCCGGATCGAGTCCATACAGCCGATAGTATTCCTCCGACCAGTTCACGCTGTTTGTGGCAATCTCCCAGTCCCACGTTCCAGCATTAGCAGCCAGTTGGGCAAGCTTCAAGCGCTGTTCGCTTTCTTGCAGTGCTTTTTCTGCTCGGATGCGCTCAGTCACATCAATCGACATCCCTGCTACAAGGCATCGTCCAGCCACATCTTGCAGAGGAAACTTGAAGGACATGTAATAGTGTTCTCCATCTTCCTGGGGAGCTGTCTCCAACAGTTGTAAAGTCTGCCTAGTCTCCAGCACGGTTAAGTCATTCTCGCGCCACTGCTGCGCGGCTTCGGTGGGAAACAGGTCGAAATCTGTCTTGCCAATCCAATCGGCTGAGGGACGATTAAAAGCCTGCTCGATTAATCGATTGACGTAGAGGAAGCGTCCCGCTTCATCTTTAATGAAGGCTGTGGCAGGGCTATGGTTCATAAAGCTCTGGAACAGTGCTTGGCTCTCTAGCAATG is drawn from Microcoleus sp. AS-A8 and contains these coding sequences:
- a CDS encoding response regulator transcription factor, with amino-acid sequence MTTPQPISILLVDDDQRFRKGLQTLLDFYNNNGAFRFEIVGEAASVEQALKLAVEQHPALILLDLEIPPSDGITALLRLGELSYKGKVLILSAHREDEWVFRAMQAGAHGYVFKDRIASQLCEAIATVMNHEIYLAPEVATHFFRLFHFYSGRSLQACESIHLTEREREVLHWLVQGASNEQIAEHLYITVATVKAHLTAIFEKLKVTSRTQAIVKALKLGLVCA
- a CDS encoding HAMP domain-containing histidine kinase, whose product is MKGSQQPLAQEEQPSSSTSSSPCTPRSLDTRHVLQQQIQQFAIALPVVATWVVYTDPDQDKRQSLVHYTPKPGSSYPDLTDLESEGWLFESLPTLTLREVLTLDSSLRAFGCLLDLYHSQAEYLLLWTDAPLSDHQKHWAEQQAQFLMNYLVMSRECSRQHTEIQLLEQVVRRAEHQLRNPLALISLYAENLTLGSPAGTMKDQAKLIGETVHDLSSSLTDLLSCGQQAKLHVAPHDLESIVQESIKGLQPWSEKKQVQIVCDETPVTLAVDRWQMKQVFDNLLSNAVYFSPQAGRVTCNWMVFRDEVLVNISDQGAGLSEEDLKQAFTPFYTRRPGGTGLGLAIAKKIILDHKGSLWVQNLSSGGAQFSFSLPRS
- a CDS encoding DUF4255 domain-containing protein — protein: MIPAVAQTLAKILAGGTSLISTEQIDFNHPSWRKNAEPGLNLYCYDLRANSQVQQLERQVESSHNPGQLQAALVNGSTLWFDVSFLVSAWDYTALGEQRLLSEALMLLLQHRCLNEELLACELRGHGHLSLTVSTAHAPDTAALWSALGVPLRPALYVTVTIPFTLPDTPVNPELYLQGGVIDSDQLKARL
- a CDS encoding phage tail sheath subtilisin-like domain-containing protein encodes the protein MARLDYFAPGVYVEEIDRGSRPIEGIQTNIAGFVGFTEDIRGEAEVGKPMLVTSWSQYLEYFAKQGSDGYTNYNAYLPFAVNGWFLNGGGRCWIVSIGTQLPGTEPPPPEETGLKIKTSGGNRPALLFTMQPEEVENGRVDVAILPGEPIPPENPEEDAPFNTGEYFTVVLSRDGEELERYENLTMNREAQPGVANYVATALQESQFVAVTDMSQIGQPLARRPANGRYEVSLPPIVPTAERLPQDVQGVQDDRTGIQGIFEIDEITMLACPDLMRAYEAGVLDIEQVHGIMELMISLCENSSPNPPNRMVVLDTPPDKVKPQHVVQWLNQFNRRSMFAALYYPWIKVANPRNGGRPILVPPCGHMLGVWSRTDETRGVYKAPANETPRGVIGLAYDCNFREQELLNPIGINCIRTFPNRGIRIWGARTLVEPDKTEWRYISVRRLISYIEKSIELGTQWVVFEPNDMDLWERVKRTVNNFLERLWREGALFGSTPAEAFFVKCDGELNTAETMMLGRLYIEVGVCPVRPAEFVIFRISQWSPDQ
- a CDS encoding phage tail protein, with product MPELRAIPTSRFYVEFQGLEQKMVKSVTELNFKGQTAGHKTPLASSKNGMTLWQTTSAGWEQNPNFTIEVYIAEGDMDFYNWMKSTMPKSDGGDGAWNGNRRDGSIVGYDSDDKEVTRWNITKAWIKSYQLADLATDKSDLVVEKYEIVCEQMNRVK
- a CDS encoding phage tail protein, yielding MAKGEVLACSKFYLQFDGLEDLVLKSCTGPKITLESAGDTTSYGVSKGGKSVIQATVTGVSNGTITAVYVASVEDDRLVKWHQESHSEAIAGGGSKNKGELKTGSLILYNQAGEEAARWNMTGIMPISYKSSKFDPSSKELATETVEFAYHSILRVK
- a CDS encoding phage tail protein; the protein is MPELEILTTNRFYLELKLDGSVEPVDAYFMECQGFKRTQEVIEVCEVTPQKWGKAGTTAGRVVRTKVPGNVKSNNLILRRGMTSSITLWNWFNEVEQGGWSKQRKNGDLVIYNQGSEEQARFRFLGGWPTTFKISDVKAGGKDFAIEEMELAVEEFTRVK
- a CDS encoding phage tail assembly protein encodes the protein MGSENPIRTEFNFILPRGLVDAQGAVHRQGVMRLATARDEISVQKDSRVQRDSAYGVLVMLSRVIIRLGSLSSVTPELLEELFTRDLAYLREFYNRINQQGNAYIPVECPQCSNPFSVELSLSGES
- a CDS encoding DUF928 domain-containing protein; this translates as MVIQSYPRLTVVSLALSLELALSSILPAIAISPSTQQQHSEPSPQSVLAQRRARLRFKVPGIRPSRRLEGGAARGGCGIDAADKIQMKALLPDTNIGLTTTGKPTFFFQISPTSVEEGKFLLLNAKDDTIIYEQTFPLPKTGGVRSFTLPADAEALQPGKEYTWELVANCDPEDQRGNPRVQGSIKRIPPSQKLTSDLARASLRDRAAVYAEAGYWYDSLKTIADLRSTNPNDSTLINDWNDLLESAGLSKLAKEPLL